The Xiphophorus maculatus strain JP 163 A chromosome 23, X_maculatus-5.0-male, whole genome shotgun sequence genome contains a region encoding:
- the LOC102225846 gene encoding protocadherin gamma-A6-like has translation MSTSHPFAKAWCMMDLNISFKWRIYFFVCALIFGVSYGEIRYVLPEEMKRGSVIGNVALDLGLQASELQARRARVVAEGTSQLCELDTASGNLLISQRIDREELCAQASICILQFQLLLEDPLQAFSLVLDIADINDNSPVFATGSVKLELVESTVLGRRFPLESAHDPDLGTNSIREYKLSHNDHFALEMSTQINGNTYPELVLKRQLDREAEAEHLLEINGIDGGKPVRSGTAFIHIHVLDANDNVPVFSQTVYKVSVPENSAIGTLITTLNATDLDEGVYGEITYSLSHLSDKMGGLIEVSPLTGEVRVAGVIDYEEASSHELGVQAKDGGGQASHCKLVIDVIDLNDNEPVIEIKSVSANIAEDAKVGTMVALINIYDMDTGSSGRVTCSIPDNVPFKIFSEVKNYYMLVTDEVLDRELQSEYNITVTATDSGSPSLSSVKVITILVNDVNDNPPTFTHSQYNVNILENQPMGTLVMKLEAQDSDDGTNAKILYHISRDANSEVSSFLTINPDTGELFTSRLFDYEQSAHFQMKVAARDGGDPAFSTTCTLNVFIQDQNDNAPVILYPVQTSGFIAEDVVPIEAPKGYLITKVVAVDPDSGHNAWLSYRIIKATRSNLFMADLHTGEIRTLRTFTDEDEIKHTIVVLVTDNGRESLSATATVSIRLSDGLPVLSELYEFVEETKDNANDNLTLYLIIALSTVSFLFILLISGVFYFNLCRRSYVYRSNTSSLPVFPTTYCTSTLNDFSRCGTLLRDDRYDPFMTTGSWRGDFRFGSNTDTDTLKKRSAAYQKNTLRRLSAERPSLKVRAGPTHPCYVIK, from the coding sequence ATGTCGACTTCGCATCCTTTTGCTAAGGCATGGTGTATGATGGATCTTAACATCAGCTTTAAATGGCGGATTTATTTTTTCGTCTGCGCTCTCATTTTCGGTGTTTCATATGGAGAAATCCGCTATGTCCTTCCAGAGGAGATGAAGAGGGGGTCGGTAATCGGAAACGTTGCGTTGGATCTTGGGCTGCAGGCGTCGGAGCTTCAAGCGCGTCGAGCTCGCGTTGTTGCTGAAGGAACCAGCCAGCTCTGTGAACTGGACACAGCCTCCGGCAATCTTTTGATCAGCCAACGAATAGATCGAGAGGAGTTGTGTGCACAAGCCAGCATCTGCATTCTACAGTTTCAGCTTTTACTGGAAGATCCCCTTCAAGCATTCAGCTTAGTCTTGGACATCGCAGACATAAATGACAACAGTCCAGTGTTTGCCACAGGGAGCGTAAAACTAGAGTTAGTCGAATCTACTGTTCTGGGGAGGCGCTTTCCTCTGGAGAGCGCGCATGACCCCGATTTAGGCACGAACTCGATCCGTGAATATAAACTGAGCCACAACGATCACTTTGCTCTAGAAATGAGCACCCAGATAAATGGTAACACCTATCCGGAATTAGTCCTTAAAAGGCAGTTGGATCGGGAAGCTGAAGCCGAACATCTACTGGAGATCAATGGAATTGACGGGGGGAAACCAGTCAGATCAGGAACTGCCTTCATCCatattcatgttttggacgCCAATGATAATGTCCCAGTGTTTAGCCAAACAGTTTACAAAGTATCTGTGCCAGAGAACTCCGCCATAGGGACTCTGATAACAACTTTGAATGCCACGGACTTAGATGAGGGCGTCTATGGAGAAATAACTTACTCCCTGAGTCACCTGTCCGACAAGATGGGAGGGCTTATTGAAGTCAGCCCTTTGACTGGAGAAGTTCGGGTGGCAGGTGTTATTGACTATGAGGAAGCGAGCTCGCATGAGCTGGGAGTCCAAGCCAAAGATGGCGGCGGTCAGGCCTCGCACTGTAAACTTGTAATTGATGTAATTGATTTGAATGATAATGAACCAGTGATAGAAATAAAGTCAGTGTCTGCTAACATAGCCGAGGACGCAAAAGTAGGAACTATGGTTGCCCTGATTAATATTTATGACATGGACACTGGCAGCAGTGGGCGCGTCACTTGTTCAATTCCAGACAATgttccatttaaaatattttctgaggtCAAAAACTATTATATGCTAGTGACTGACGAAGTGCTAGACAGAGAACTCCAGTCAGAGTACAACATCACAGTCACCGCCACCGATTCTggttctccctctctctccagCGTAAAAGTTATAACTATATTGGTAAATGATGTCAATGATAATCCCCCGACATTTACGCACTCCCAATACAATGTCAACATTTTAGAAAACCAGCCAATGGGCACACTTGTGATGAAACTTGAAGCGCAGGACAGCGATGACGGAACAAATGCTAAAATACTTTACCACATATCAAGAGACGCAAATTCGGAAGTGTCGTCTTTTCTCACCATTAACCCAGACACAGGGGAGCTCTTCACATCACGTTTATTTGATTATGAACAGTCCGCCCACTTCCAAATGAAGGTGGCAGCTCGAGATGGAGGTGACCCTGCGTTTTCCACCACATGCaccttaaatgtatttattcaagACCAAAATGACAACGCACCTGTTATCCTGTACCCCGTCCAAACCTCAGGGTTCATTGCTGAAGACGTGGTTCCAATTGAAGCGCCTAAAGGCTACCTGATTACTAAGGTGGTGGCTGTTGACCCGGATAGCGGCCATAACGCATGGCTCTCTTACAGAATAATCAAAGCAACGCGGTCCAATCTGTTTATGGCAGACCTGCACACGGGTGAAATCAGAACTCTTCGGACCTTTACGGACGAAGACGAAATCAAACACACCATTGTGGTTTTGGTAACTGATAACGGGCGCGAATCACTTTCCGCCACTGCGACAGTCAGCATAAGGCTCAGTGACGGGCTTCCTGTCTTGAGCGAACTTTATGAGTTTGTTGAAGAGACAAAGGACAATGCTAACGACAACTTAACACTCTATTTAATAATCGCTTTATCGACcgtttcatttcttttcatcttgCTGATCAGTGGTGTATTTTACTTTAATCTCTGTCGGCGCAGCTATGTGTATCGTTCAAATACAAGCAGTCTCCCCGTTTTCCCCACCACATACTGCACCTCTACACTTAATGATTTTAGCCGATGTGGAACCTTGCTGAGAGATGACAGATACGACCCTTTTATGACCACGGGCTCGTGGAGAGGTGATTTTCGTTTCGGATCAAATACAGATACTGATACGCTTAAGAAAAGAAGCGCAGCATATCAAAAGAACACACTGAGGCGCCTGAGCGCAGAGAGGCCCAGTCTGAAGGTCAGAGCAGGGCCAACGCATCCTTGTTACGTTATAAAATGA